The stretch of DNA CGAATGACATACGCCGCAGCAAGAGTATCCAGGGTAAACTTCACAGGAGTCGTATCCTTTTAGGAAGTCGGAAGAGAATCGTTCAATAGACATTATTTAAACTTTTCCCAAAACTCGTCAATCTGTAGATTGAATCGACGAAGTCAATCTGGGTTTTGAGTGGATATTCGGATAATGTCTACTACTAACCTGCGCGTTGGTTAGGGGACAAGCAAGTAAAAATAATCTATTATTAGTCCAACCAAAAAATAAGACATGAAATTGCTAAAATTATGAAAAATTCTGATGGACGTTCTCTCGATCACTCTACCCTTGAGTATATAAGGCTTCAAGCAGTAAAAGCTGTACGTAAAGGAATGTCTCCTAGGGAGGTGGGCGAGATTTTCGGTATGCACCGATCGAAGGTGTACGAATGGGTGAAGAAGGCAAAAGAGATGGGTCTAGCTACGTTAAATGCGAAACCTGTCCCTGGAAGAAAATCCTTCATCAATGAACAGCAAGAAGGAATACTCGTATTCTGGCTGTGCGCATTTACCCCATTGGATTTTGAATTCTCGACAGTCTTATGGACAACTGAAATGATAAAGACATTAATAGAGAGGAAATTTTCTATTTACATGAGTCGTTCCGCGGTGGGCCGTTTTTTGCGCCGCATTAATTTAACTCCACAACGGCCAGTATATCGTGCGATAGAGAGGGACCAATTTTCAGTAGATAATTGGATTAACAAAGAGTTTCCTAGAATCAAAGAGTTGGCAAGTAATGAGGGTGCTATAATCTATTTTCTTGATGAGGCTGGGGCGCGCACCGATTATCACGCGGGTACAACTTGGGGGCTAGAAGGTTTAACTCCCATAATTCCCTCCACTGGTGGACGTTATCGCATAAATATGATCGCTGCGATAACTTCTGAAGGAAAGATGCATTTCCAAATAGGTCCCTCATCGCTCAATGGTGGTGCGTTTGTTGAATATCTAAAAATTTTGGCTCAAGAGAATTCATGCCCCATCTATATTGTAACAGACGGGTATTCTGCCCATCATGCAAAAGTAGTTAAGGAATATCTGGAGACGACAAATGGAAAGGTTAAAATATTCTTTCTTCCCACCTATTCTCCACACCTTAATCCTGTCGAGCTAGTATGGAGCAATATTAAGACACAAGGAATTGCGCGTCACCTTATTCGTAATGTGGAGGAGTTAAAAAATAAAGCTACTCAACTTTTAGAGGATTTAAAAAAATCGCCAGAGAAAGTCAGAGAACTTTTTAAAGAAGAATCCGTCCAATATGCTATTTAGCTGGAGTCCCCTAACCAACGCGCAGGTTAGTATATATAACCAATCAGTTATAACGTAATCGAGCTGAACCAGTGCCGCGTTTGATTTTCAATACCTTCACCTGGTTCGTTGGGTAGGTCGCGAGCGCAGGGTTTGTTCGGTGACGTGTCGGGCCAGGTCTTCGATGCTGCGTCGATTTACTGTGCTGCAAGTGGGGGCGGTGGTGTAGAGGAGGCTTACCTTGTGGTCCAGTGGAGTTGCGCCCCAGGCTACGACGTGGTCCGCCCAAGAGATATCGGTTGCGGCCTTTTGGCGGGTACGTGCCACCGTGCCATCGATGAGGCGCAGGTCGAGTCGATTACCCACTTCATCGCGGAGGCGGCCGCGGGCGGCCGGAGAGCCACCCACGACACATAACCGGCGCCAGCCAACCGCCAGGCAGGCCTCGACCATCCCATCCACCGCCAGGTGTGTGGCGGAACCGTGACAAATGTCGCAATGTTCCGGGGTTGTTGCGGAGATAACACGTCGTCCCTCGCTGGTGGCTCGCTCCTGTCCACGGGTCAGGCAATCACCGCGCTGGCAGACGCACAGTAGACGCCCCTGGAGAAAACTCTTTAGCATCGGGAGTTTCTCACGCAAGATGCGCCCCTTGCCTGGGTTACTCAACCCCGCTTCAACCAGCAGTTGGTCGATCTCTTCCACTGAGACCCCGTAACCCAATTCCCGCAATAGATCGGCTTTGGAGATATCGTGGTTCATAGGTGGACCTCCGGTCAGTTTCTAGCGTCATCCCTCATCGAAAATCGGCAGTGTCTCACATTGACACACATGGTTGATCTGGACAAGAAATCTATCTGCATCCGCGCTATGCGTATTTCTGTATTGCTGTTGATGGAGTTACCGCAGCGTGCAATATGCCAAGTTATTAGTGAGCCTATCCTATGCCTGAACGAGTAGATTTGATAGCGGTACAGGCATATTACATGGTAAATCAAGAATAGGGTGTGCTGCTAATTTGCGAGCAAGAGGAAGCGTTATGCGGATGGTAATCCGGTTTAGTCGCAGACAGGCAATTCCACCCAGAAGGTGGCCCCCTGACCTTCTATTGAGTCAAAACCGATGGTACCTCCCATGCGTTCTATGAGCTCTTTGGTAATAGCCAGGCCTAGTCCAGTACCGCCCTTTTGCCGAGTATCGGTAGAATCGGCCTGAGAGAATTTCTCAAAAATCTGGGTGCGAAACTTCATCGGGATCCCGGGCCGTGGTCAGATACCGCTACCTTGACCCTTTCTTTCCAGCGTCGTACCGAAATTTCGACGTGACCACCCTCCGGTGAGAATTTTGCGGCATTGGAGAGGAAATTAGATAATATTTGTTGAAAGCGCTGACTGTCGATTTGTACCGCAATGTCCTCGATGCGTTCGCTGATGTCGAATTGTACATGGTAGCGCTCGCCATAAGACTTATTGGCGGTAAGCGCCTGCTCCACTAGCGGCATTAGGGGCAGTACCTGCATTTCAAAGTGCAGCTTGCCAGCGGCGATCTTCTCCATGTCAAGCAGATCGTTGATCAGGTCGGTCAGGCGTTGACTGTTTTTGAGTGCAATATCGAGTAGGGATTTCATCTGGGGTGGCAATTCACCCAAGGCACCCCCGATGATCAGCCCGAGGGTGCCCGCAATGGAGGTGAGGGGGGTACGTAATTCGTGACTGACCGTTGAAACAAATTCGCTCTTCATGCGCTCCGCACGTTTACGTTCACTGATATCGCGGACCAAACCGACAAACATGCGCTTATCCGCATGGACGATTTCCGAAACTGCCAGATCCATGGGGAAGGTGTCGCCGTTTCTGCGTTGTCCTACGATTTCACGACCGAGAACAATCACTCGGGTGACGCCTGTGGTGCAGTAATTTGCGAGGTAGCTATCATGCTGGCTGTGATAGGGATCGGGCATCAACATCTTGATATTCTTGCCCAGCACTTCATCAGGCGCAAAGCCAAAAATGCGCTCGGCCGCCTTATTTAACGAAGCTACAATGCCGTGTTCATCAATGGTGATTATCCCGTCGATGACATTGTCCAAGATCGTCTGGGTATATTGGACTTGGTCCTGTAACGCAGATTCGGAAAGTTTCTGTTTAGTAATGTCATGGTTGGTTCCGATCATCTTTTGGGGTTGACCGGCAGGGTCCCGTAGAACACTGGCGGAGGCCTTAATAAAGCGGATGGCGCCATTCTTACCTAGGATCCGGAAAATTGTATCGTAATTTCGCTCGCCCCGAAGGGCAGCCTCGAGAATTTCCTCGGTAGGCATCAAATCCTCCGGGTGAATACGAGAACTCCAAGCGGCATACACCCCTTCAAATTCGTTGGGTTCAATCTGGTACAGGTGATACATACCATCGTCCCAGATTAGCTCTTGGGTAGCCGGGTTATATTCCCAAATGCCCATATCAGCCGATTGGGTTGCCTGTTCCAGTCGTTGGGTTAATTCGATTAACTTTTTGTTGAGGGAAGATTCGCGACGTACTGATTGTCTCATCTCCAGTTGTTGTATTATTTGTTTTCCTAGAGTCGTTAGTGCATCGCGTTGGGCGTCGTTGAGATTGTGTGGTGTTCTATCAATTACGCACAGCGTGCCGATACCGTGACCGTCCGAGGTTACCAGTGGGGTGCCGGCGTAGAAACGAATATTGGGAGTGG from Gammaproteobacteria bacterium encodes:
- a CDS encoding transposase; translated protein: MKNSDGRSLDHSTLEYIRLQAVKAVRKGMSPREVGEIFGMHRSKVYEWVKKAKEMGLATLNAKPVPGRKSFINEQQEGILVFWLCAFTPLDFEFSTVLWTTEMIKTLIERKFSIYMSRSAVGRFLRRINLTPQRPVYRAIERDQFSVDNWINKEFPRIKELASNEGAIIYFLDEAGARTDYHAGTTWGLEGLTPIIPSTGGRYRINMIAAITSEGKMHFQIGPSSLNGGAFVEYLKILAQENSCPIYIVTDGYSAHHAKVVKEYLETTNGKVKIFFLPTYSPHLNPVELVWSNIKTQGIARHLIRNVEELKNKATQLLEDLKKSPEKVRELFKEESVQYAI
- a CDS encoding conserved hypothetical protein (Evidence 4 : Unknown function but conserved in other organisms); translation: MNHDISKADLLRELGYGVSVEEIDQLLVEAGLSNPGKGRILREKLPMLKSFLQGRLLCVCQRGDCLTRGQERATSEGRRVISATTPEHCDICHGSATHLAVDGMVEACLAVGWRRLCVVGGSPAARGRLRDEVGNRLDLRLIDGTVARTRQKAATDISWADHVVAWGATPLDHKVSLLYTTAPTCSTVNRRSIEDLARHVTEQTLRSRPTQRTR
- a CDS encoding hypothetical protein (Evidence 5 : Unknown function), with the translated sequence MVHRWTSGQFLASSLIENRQCLTLTHMVDLDKKSICIRAMRISVLLLMELPQRAICQVISEPILCLNE
- a CDS encoding hypothetical protein (Evidence 5 : Unknown function), with amino-acid sequence MKFRTQIFEKFSQADSTDTRQKGGTGLGLAITKELIERMGGTIGFDSIEGQGATFWVELPVCD
- a CDS encoding hypothetical protein (Evidence 5 : Unknown function), which translates into the protein MKLAPMKENETARLAALQRYEILDTPPEPEFDEFTRLAAQICNTPIALISLVDTERQWFKSRFGIDAPETPRDISFCGHAIHDQKILEVPNALEDERFSDNPLVISTPNIRFYAGTPLVTSDGHGIGTLCVIDRTPHNLNDAQRDALTTLGKQIIQQLEMRQSVRRESSLNKKLIELTQRLEQATQSADMGIWEYNPATQELIWDDGMYHLYQIEPNEFEGVYAAWSSRIHPEDLMPTEEILEAALRGERNYDTIFRILGKNGAIRFIKASASVLRDPAGQPQKMIGTNHDITKQKLSESALQDQVQYTQTILDNVIDGIITIDEHGIVASLNKAAERIFGFAPDEVLGKNIKMLMPDPYHSQHDSYLANYCTTGVTRVIVLGREIVGQRRNGDTFPMDLAVSEIVHADKRMFVGLVRDISERKRAERMKSEFVSTVSHELRTPLTSIAGTLGLIIGGALGELPPQMKSLLDIALKNSQRLTDLINDLLDMEKIAAGKLHFEMQVLPLMPLVEQALTANKSYGERYHVQFDISERIEDIAVQIDSQRFQQILSNFLSNAAKFSPEGGHVEISVRRWKERVKVAVSDHGPGSR